The following coding sequences lie in one Lolium perenne isolate Kyuss_39 chromosome 2, Kyuss_2.0, whole genome shotgun sequence genomic window:
- the LOC127336348 gene encoding uncharacterized protein, protein MNINSAGQTTGKQKIKEKEAAKIRYSLLGLKIDPDQKARGKLRMPANVAAFYGPPTAEDPLVVLDVRDSSDIPCVTLMRDCLHENVLHARILMERDPYLLVLVENYTGLLSTYLRTIEAHIPDSQQMSDPHMMPSLTLQLIVTHMIDGLLALFKHGKCHGNLKLENTCYIKTRNGDIITKLTGFKDRKVSATKPVSHYQAEDIRSVGHGLTEITEIAEDFNKQGYSLDCFQIEHLAQRLKTVSPGDLYITIEEIRTYPFFWTEVERSFFFVSEVPLALHHKLVRSSIEKEQDLCDLPWNCKHYNGFLQLMIDYRRNKKLPAYNFDSRVDYVQFISGLYTHQSQLTNPYGNVDTTVKSTNPRLYAILYSLLPRGPRRPIRQD, encoded by the exons ATGAACATCAACTCAGCAG GTCAGACCACAGGAAAGcagaaaataaaagagaaagag GCTGCAAAAATTCGATATAGCCTGTTAGGTCTAAAGATTGATCCTGATCAGAAAGCAAGGGGCAAGCTGAGGATGCCGGCAAATGTAGCAGCTTTCTACGGCCCTCCCACAGCTGAGGATCCTCTGGTTGTGTTGGATGTCAGGGATTCAAGTGACATTCCTTGTGTCACTCTGATGCGGGACTGTCTACATGAGAATGTTCTTCATGCAAGAATTCTGATGGAAAGGGATCCCTATTTACTTGTCCTTGTTGAAAATTATACTGGATTGTTGTCGACATATCTGAGAACAATCGAAGCACACATACCCGACTCTCAACAGATGTCTGATCCTCACATGATGCCATCATTGACACTTCAGCTTATTGTCACTCATATGATTGACGGATTGCTTGCTTTGTTTAAACATGGCAAGTGTCATGGGAACTTGAAATTGGAGAACACGTGCTACATTAAGACAAGGAATGGTGACATCATCACAAAGCTTACAGGCTTCAAAGATCGTAAAG tttcagctacaAAGCCTGTTTCACACTACCAGGCTGAGGATATAAGGTCTGTTGGCCACGGGTTGACTGAAATTACTGAAATAGCTGAGGATTTCAATAAGCAAGGCTATTCGCTGGATTGCTTCCAAATTGAGCACCTTGCCCAAAGGCTGAAAACTGTCTCCCC GGGAGATTTGTATATCACCATCGAAGAGATAAGGACATACCCTTTCTTTTGGACAGAAGTTGAGAGGAGTTTCTTTTTCGTTTCTGAAGTTCCGCTCGCTCTGCACCACAAGTTAGTAAGATCATCGATAGAAAAAGAGCAGGACTTGTGTGACCTGCCTTGGAACTGCAAGCACTACAATGGCTTTCTTCAACTTATGATTGATTACCGTCGAAACAAAAAATTGCCTGCATATAACTTTGATAGCAGAGTTGATTACGTGCAATTTATCAGTGGCCTGTACACCCATCAAAGTCAACTTACG AATCCATATGGTAATGTCGACACAACTGTCAAGTCAACAAACCCACGTCTATATGCAATCTTATACTCTTTGCTTCCCCGTGGTCCAAGACGACCCATTAGACAGGATTGA
- the LOC127336346 gene encoding ubiquinol oxidase 1b, mitochondrial — protein MSSRMAGTTLMRHLGPRLFAAAEPASGSLAASARGIMPAAARIFPARMASTDAKQVAAEMPEEAAATTDQSNKKNAVASYWGVQPRKLVREDGTEWPWFCFTPWDTYRADTSIDVKKHHEPRTLPDKVAYYAVRSLRVPMDLFFQRRHSSHALLLETVAAVPPMVGGVLLHLRSLRRFEHSGGWIRALMEEAENERMHLMTFLEVTQPRWWERALVVAAQGVFFNAYFVGYLVSPKFAHRFVGYLEEEAVHSYTEYLKDLEAGIVENTPAPAIAIDYWRLPADAKLKDVVTVVRADEAHHRDANHYASDIHYQGLTLKETPAPLGFH, from the exons ATGAGCTCTCGAATGGCCGGAACCACGCTTATGCGCCACCTCGGCCCCCGCCTCTTCGCCGCCGCCGAGCCGGCGTCCGGCAGCCTCGCCGCCAGCGCGAGGGGCATCATGCCTGCGGCCGCCAGGATCTTCCCCGCCCGCATGGCCAGCACGGATGCCAAACAAGTCGCCGCTGAGATGcccgaggaggcggcggcgaccacggaccagagcaacaagaagaacgcCGTGGCCAGCTACTGGGGCGTCCAGCCGCGGAAGCTCGTCAGGGAGGACGGCACAGAATGGCCATGGTTCTGCTTCACG CCGTGGGACACGTACAGGGCGGACACCTCGATCGACGTCAAGAAGCACCACGAGCCGCGGACGCTCCCGGACAAGGTGGCCTACTACGCCGTGCGCTCGCTGCGCGTGCCCATGGACCTCTTCTTCCAGCGCCGGCACTCGAGCCACGCGCTCCTCCTCGAGACCGTCGCGGCGGTGCCGCCCATGGTGGGCGGCGTGCTGCTGCACCTGCGCTCGCTGCGCCGCTTCGAGCACAGCGGCGGCTGGATCCGGGCGCtgatggaggaggccgagaacgaGCGCATGCACCTCATGACCTTCCTGGAGGTGACGCAGCCGCGCTGGTGGGAGCGCGCGCTCGTCGTCGCCGCCCAGGGCGTCTTCTTCAACGCATACTTCGTCGGCTACCTCGTCTCCCCCAAGTTCGCGCACAGGTTCGTGGGGTACCTGGAGGAGGAGGCCGTGCACTCGTACACGGAATACCTCAAGGACCTTGAGGCGGGAATCGTCGAGAACACGCCGGCGCCCGCCATCGCCATCGACTACTGGCGCCTCCCCGCCGACGCCAAGCTCAAGGACGTCGTCACCGTCGTGCGCGCCGACGAGGCGCACCACCGCGACGCCAACCACTACGCATCG GACATCCATTACCAGGGACTGACGCTCAAGGAGACGCCTGCGCCGCTCGGGTTCCACTGA